Within the Alteromonas sp. M12 genome, the region AAGTGGCTTTTGAGAACATTATTGCCCTTATGAAAAGCGTGTAGATATCCTAAAGCTTGGATGTGTGAATGCTAAACTTGTTTGTTACTGTAAAGGCATTAATTCGAGATAATCATAGAAAAACCGATAATTATAGGCAAGGCGTTATTGCGGCAGTGTCGGCTAAATCGTCTTAATACTGATTGCGCTTAGGCGCACCAGAGTGAGTATCTGGTCTACATATTAACTTTTTGAATTTCACCTGCTGAGCCGGCATATGTCTGACCCAATAAAGTTATACCAGCTACATCATTAATAAAATATGCAAAGTGCGGAAGATCACCAGACGCAAAGGTACTGTCGTTGTATTTTTTCCCATAAATACACAGATTGCTTAATCCAATCGCACTCCACCCAGTGACTTGAGGGCTGCTGTTACTAATTGCGTTCATGGTTGCTGCATCTTCCATCAAACTATCCCACAAACTAATACACAGAGCCGTTCCGACACCGGTGCCAGTAGGCCATTCGGAGGTGCTATCAATTTCAACAGTTGAGCCGTGCACAACTATCGGACTCGTTTTCCTTACCAAGTAAGTATTGCGGACCAAATCAACAGAAGACTTAAACGCCGCCGTCTCACCTTTCATAACGGCAAGATTCGCGTCGTCAGACAAGTTGATATAACGTGGCAAAGCGGTAACCGCTAAAATCCCTAATATCACAATGACAATGATGAGTTCTATGAGTGTAAAACCACGTTGTTTTAACAAAGTTCTTTTCCTTGCTCTTTTCCTTTCTTTTTTCCATTTTTGAAAGGCAGATTCAGTAGAGTAATTTATTGAAAGTAGGCTGAAACGATAAAATAAATAAAGATTAAAAACAAGTAATTAGAATATTTTTTAAGCATAAAAAGAAGTGCAAACTACAGCAATTAGGAATTTCAAACAAAATAAAAAAGCCATTGCAATTTATGTGTAACAAATTAAAATTCAATTATCGCTTCGGGGGAGTAGCCTGCTCAATTCATTGAGTAAATCTGTCAACATAATTGTGCGAAAACGGCATATGGTAGATTTGTATCCACTAGGATATCGGCAAGACCTGAGGTGCAATGCGATTCGAACAGCGGGCGAATGGCTTTGTACCTTTTTTTACCCCGCAGAGAATCATTTATGGAAGCTTTTTTCACTTCAACTTTAACCGTTTCCCTTGCCGAAATAGGCGATAAAACCCAGCTACTTGCATTACTCCTAACAATTAAATTTCGAAATAAAAGCGCGCTCGTAGCTGGAATAATTATAGCCACTTTGATCAATCACGGTATATCCGCCTGGTTTGGCTTATACATCGGCAACTTTTTGTCTTCTGACATCGCAAATTGGATTATTGGGGCTAGTTTTATCGCCGTCGGTCTGTGGCTGTTAATCCCCGATAAAGACGAAGAAACAACAAATCAGTTTGATAAATATGGGGCATTTATCGCGACCTTTATTTTGTTTTTTATTGCCGAAATTGGTGATAAAACACAAGTAGCAACCGTGTTGTTAGGTGCGCAGTATCAATCTATATGGCTGGTTACTGCAGGGACAACCTTAGGAATGTTAATTGCCAATGTGCCGGTTATATTTTTAGGTAAGAAACTAATGCAAAGACTGCCTGTGAAGGCTGTCCACATAGCAGCTGCAATATTATTCTGTCTTATTGGAGTATCAAGTTTTATTTGGTAGAAAATCAATGGCGTAGTCTAGTCTAACAAAGTAATTGCCCATAGATGCTAACAGCTTGTTTTAGATGCTAATTCAGTAGCTCCACCGTGAAAGCGAATCGAATCACTCAACTGACCGGAATTTTGAAAAATACGCCATTGCTGATTCAAGTTGGAAATAATATCGCTTCGTTGTTTATTTATCACGAAGGCTAACGGAGCTTCATGAATAGAATTAGGTGATTGATAAAAAGTAGTATCACAAAATTGCTTCTGGTTGAGTACAGCGTTGGCATTGTACTCATTCATAACAGCATAATCACAACGGCCTTTCACTAGCATATTGGCGATAGCTATTTGTGAACTTGAATCTACCCTTATAAGTTTTTTATCCTTGAATAACTGAGTTAAGGATGGATATATATATCCCCTGCGTGCACAAATTAATGATTTAGGTAAGGTAGACAATGAGAATGGCTGACTAAATTGATTCACAGAATACAAAAAAGTTTTGTGAAGTATCAAATCATCGCTATATAGGACTTCGTCAGGATTATCTAACCACACTGGACTTGATAGAAAAAGATCAGCTTTTCCATTTAAAACCAAGTATTCGTTTCTGGCTCTACTAGAATCTAAAAACTGTACATCAAATCTGTTTTCTTCTGTAAAACTGTTGAAAAAGTCTACAATGATTCCTTGGTATCGGCGATTTTCATCATCAAAATATAAATACGGTGGTGAACCTGGATCATTTATCGCAAATAGAATTTTGCTTGCGCCATTTTTTTGAACTGAATTTGGGCTGGCGTTAAGCGTCCCCCAAAAGATTAAACTGCCAACAAGCAATATTTTACTGAAACACTTTAGCACTTCTAAAACCTCGAACGACAAAAACGCTAACTTTAATTTAATCACAGAATTTAGTAGGACTATATAGATTAGAAGCTCTGAAGCAAACTTTTATCGAACTTCCTATCTCGCCCAAAATGGAAGCCATGGATATAGATAGTACCCATAATATTCGTGTTTCGATTTTATCCCTTACACAATCTACAGCAAAACCAAGATTAAATATTTGTTGCGAGCAGACAACTCCTGAAGATAGTGATAATAGTGTACGAACATTGTAAAACTATGCGATGTTCAGAATGAAATTTTAGTATGGTTTATCCTCTTTTTCAGAAAAAATTTGTTCGGGTACAGATACCCCATATTTCTGAAAATACCGATTAACTTGACCTGTCTTTCGGTACTTAAGCATAACTCGGGCTATATCATCATAAAAGCGGATTGCTTTAGAATTTCTAGGAATACTAATGTAATAATAATTTAAAAAAGAATCTTCAAAGGACACCTTTTCGAAACGGCCTTCAAATAAATCGATATTGTGTGACGGTGAAGTTACTACAACATCAATTCTTGCCATCTCTAACATGCCGATTAATTGCTCAGTCCTGCCGACCAATATCAGCTTATCTTGGTTAAGTTTAGAAAATTCGGCTGAGTAAAAAACACCACGAATCGCGCCCAATTTGACGTGTTGTAAATCTTCGTAGGAGGTTATATCACCTTTAAATTCATTGGATTTAAAAAAAGACAGAGTTCTTTTTCTAATCCCGTAATTAATCGGCTTTAAAACAGCCAGACGCTGCTCGGTCATAGAATGTCGAACTAACAAATCAACATTACCGCGTTTGGCCTCTTTCATTGATCGTATCCACGGTGCATAAATCCAATCTATATCGTGACCTAACTCGTTGAGAACGTCTTCAACTAGCTCAGGAATAACACCTATACACTTTTTACCATCAAAATATAATTCCGGCGGAAAATCCCGGCAGTGGGATACAAAGGTGTCTGCCATGACGCGCAAAGGCGATGTGGCGACAATAAGCATCACAATTATTCGAACAGCTTTAATCATATAATTATTTTAAATTTAAGACCTCCACAGTATAGCCATAGTCTTGTCCAAGTTTACACTTATTTTAATGATAGGCAGTTTGATGATCATTTTTTAATATAAGCCGAAAACAAAAAAGCCGCTCAATGAGCGGCTTTCTAATTTTACGTAAAGCTCTACTTAAATAGCAGTAGCTTTAGTCACTACGTCAACCAAAGTCCAGTTTTTAGACTTTGACAAAGGACGACATTCAGTAATAGTTACTACGTCACCTTCGTTACACTGGTTAGTTTCGTCATGGGCGTGAAGTTTAGTCGAACGCTTTTGGAACTTCCCATAAATAGGGTGTTTTACGAAACGTTCAACAACAACAGTAATGGTTTTATCCATCTTGTTGCTTACCACACGACCGCGAACTGTACGAATTTGTTGTTCAGTCATTAGCTATCAGCCTTTTCAGTCAGAATGGTTTTAACACGCGCAATGTTACGACGCACTTTACGTAGCTGGTCAGTCTTTTCCAACTGTCCAGTGCTGTGCTGCATACGTAGGTTAAACTGTTCGCGAAGAAGGTTTAACAACTCTGCGTTCAATTCTTCTACGTTTTTGGCTTTCAGTTCAGCTTTCATTACATCACCGTCCGAGTTACAAAGGTTGTTTTAAATGGCAATTTAGCCGCTGCCAATTCAAACGCTTCGCGAGCCAATGATTCTGGAACACCTTCCATCTCATATAACACACGGCCCGGTTGAATTTGGCATACCCAGTACTCAACGTTACCTTTACCTTTACCTTGACGCACTTCTAGAGGCTTCTCAGTAATTGGCTTGTCAGGGAAAACTCGTATCCAAATTTTACCTTGACGTTTAACGTGACGAGTCATAGCACGACGGGCTGCTTCAATTTGACGAGCAGTCATACGACCACGGCCAATTGATTTCAATCCGTAAGTACCAAAGCTAACTTTGCCGCCCGCAACTGCCATGCCGCGGTTGCGACCTTTATGCATTTTGCGGAATTTCATACGTTTAGGTTGTAACATAATTATTAGCCCTCACGCTTAGCAGAACGGCCTTTCTTCTTAGGTGCTTGAGCAGGTTGCTCTTGCGTAAGAGGCAATCCGCCTAGTACTTCACCTTTGAAGATCCAAACTTTTACGCCAATGATGCCGTAAGTAGTCAAAGCTTCTGAAGTTGCATAGTCGATATCAGCACGGAAAGTGTGTAGTGGTACACGACCTTCACGATACCATTCTGAACGTGCAATTTCTGCTCCGCCCAAACGACCGCTTACTTCAACCTTGATACCTTTAGCGCCAAGACGCATTGCATTCTGTACAGCACGCTTCATAGCACGACGGAACATTACGCGACGTTCTA harbors:
- a CDS encoding transporter substrate-binding domain-containing protein; the encoded protein is MIKAVRIIVMLIVATSPLRVMADTFVSHCRDFPPELYFDGKKCIGVIPELVEDVLNELGHDIDWIYAPWIRSMKEAKRGNVDLLVRHSMTEQRLAVLKPINYGIRKRTLSFFKSNEFKGDITSYEDLQHVKLGAIRGVFYSAEFSKLNQDKLILVGRTEQLIGMLEMARIDVVVTSPSHNIDLFEGRFEKVSFEDSFLNYYYISIPRNSKAIRFYDDIARVMLKYRKTGQVNRYFQKYGVSVPEQIFSEKEDKPY
- the rplP gene encoding 50S ribosomal protein L16, with amino-acid sequence MLQPKRMKFRKMHKGRNRGMAVAGGKVSFGTYGLKSIGRGRMTARQIEAARRAMTRHVKRQGKIWIRVFPDKPITEKPLEVRQGKGKGNVEYWVCQIQPGRVLYEMEGVPESLAREAFELAAAKLPFKTTFVTRTVM
- the rpmC gene encoding 50S ribosomal protein L29 translates to MKAELKAKNVEELNAELLNLLREQFNLRMQHSTGQLEKTDQLRKVRRNIARVKTILTEKADS
- a CDS encoding transporter substrate-binding domain-containing protein, with product MLKCFSKILLVGSLIFWGTLNASPNSVQKNGASKILFAINDPGSPPYLYFDDENRRYQGIIVDFFNSFTEENRFDVQFLDSSRARNEYLVLNGKADLFLSSPVWLDNPDEVLYSDDLILHKTFLYSVNQFSQPFSLSTLPKSLICARRGYIYPSLTQLFKDKKLIRVDSSSQIAIANMLVKGRCDYAVMNEYNANAVLNQKQFCDTTFYQSPNSIHEAPLAFVINKQRSDIISNLNQQWRIFQNSGQLSDSIRFHGGATELASKTSC
- a CDS encoding TMEM165/GDT1 family protein; amino-acid sequence: MEAFFTSTLTVSLAEIGDKTQLLALLLTIKFRNKSALVAGIIIATLINHGISAWFGLYIGNFLSSDIANWIIGASFIAVGLWLLIPDKDEETTNQFDKYGAFIATFILFFIAEIGDKTQVATVLLGAQYQSIWLVTAGTTLGMLIANVPVIFLGKKLMQRLPVKAVHIAAAILFCLIGVSSFIW
- a CDS encoding prepilin-type N-terminal cleavage/methylation domain-containing protein, producing the protein MLKQRGFTLIELIIVIVILGILAVTALPRYINLSDDANLAVMKGETAAFKSSVDLVRNTYLVRKTSPIVVHGSTVEIDSTSEWPTGTGVGTALCISLWDSLMEDAATMNAISNSSPQVTGWSAIGLSNLCIYGKKYNDSTFASGDLPHFAYFINDVAGITLLGQTYAGSAGEIQKVNM
- the rpsQ gene encoding 30S ribosomal protein S17 → MTEQQIRTVRGRVVSNKMDKTITVVVERFVKHPIYGKFQKRSTKLHAHDETNQCNEGDVVTITECRPLSKSKNWTLVDVVTKATAI